One Phoenix dactylifera cultivar Barhee BC4 chromosome 8, palm_55x_up_171113_PBpolish2nd_filt_p, whole genome shotgun sequence genomic window carries:
- the LOC103708525 gene encoding mannan endo-1,4-beta-mannosidase 2 has protein sequence MKAENGALYPVLGLASIIAFICISLRGLEFHSVEPKMSFVKRNGANFMVDERAFYVNGWNSYWLMDQAVEEFSRPRVRKMFQTAAKMGLTVCRAWAFNDGAHNALQVSLGRFDERVFKALDYVIVEARKHGIRLLLSLVNNLEHYGGKTQYVRWAWEEGIGLSFSNDSFFFDPTIRRYFKVYLKTILARKNHLTGIEYRDDPTIFAWELMNEPQCISDASGDTLQDWIEEMAEYVKSIDKKHLLTIGLEGFYGPTSPPEKLSVNPGEWYNTIGSDFIRNSKISAIDFASVHIYPDQWLLEAELDEKLEYISKWMTSHIEDGDRELKKPVLFTEFGLSNKNKNFDHSHREAFYKSIFDTIYESARKNGAGAGAFIWQILVPGMEEYNDDFGIIPGERPSIDRLIKEQSCRLMALQHQHDLSRRSSKGIC, from the exons ATGAAAGCAGAGAATGGGGCATTGTATCCTGTTCTTGGCCTTGCTTCCATTATAGCCTTCATATGCATATCACTTCGGGGTCTGGAATTCCATTCTGTGGAACCCAAAATGAGCTTTGTGAAAAGAAATGGGGCTAACTTCATGGTAGATGAGAGAGCATTTTATGTGAATGGGTGGAATTCTTACTGGTTGATGGATCAGGCTGTGGAGGAATTCAGCAGGCCTAGGGTCAGGAAAATGTTTCAAACTGCTGCAAAGATGGGTCTAACTGTCTGTAGAGCTTGGGCCTTTAATGATGGTGCCCACAATGCACTGCAGGTTTCTCTCGGTCGTTTTGATGAAAGGGTCTTTAAG GCACTGGATTATGTCATTGTGGAAGCCCGTAAACATGGAATCAGGCTGCTTCTCAGCTTGGTCAATAATTTAGAACACTATGGCGGGAAGACGCAGTATGTTAGATGGGCATGGGAGGAAGGCATTGGATTGAGCTTTTCGAATGATTCCTTCTTCTTTGATCCAACCATTCGCCGCTATTTTAAGGTTTACCTGAAG ACTATTTTGGCAAGGAAGAACCACTTGACTGGAATCGAATACAGAGATGATCCCACCATCTTTGCATGGGAGTTGATGAATGAACCGCAGTGTATTTCTGATGCATCTGGTGACACTCTCCAG GATTGGATTGAAGAAATGGCAGAATATGTGAAGTCAATTGACAAGAAGCACCTGCTGACAATTGGACTCGAGGGATTCTATGGCCCCACAAGCCCTCCAGAGAAGCTGAGTGTGAATCCTGGAGAATGGTACAACACTATAGGATCGGATTTCATCCGTAACTCTAAGATCTCAGCCATCGACTTTGCCTCCGTGCATATTTATCCTGACCAATG GTTGTTGGAAGCAGAACTTGATGAAAAATTGGAATACATTTCCAAATGGATGACCTCTCACATTGAAGATGGGGATAGAGAGCTAAAAAAGCCTGTCTTGTTCACTGAATTCGGGCTCTCaaacaagaacaagaacttTGATCATTCACACCGAGAAGCATTCTATAAGTCTATATTTGACACCATATATGAGTCTGCAAGGAAGAATGGGGCTGGGGCTGGTGCCTTCATCTGGCAGATCTTGGTCCCCGGAATGGAAGAATACAATGATGATTTTGGAATCATCCCTGGGGAGAGGCCATCAATTGATAGGCTGATAAAGGAGCAGTCATGTCGGCTAATGGCTTTGCAACACCAGCATGACTTGTCGAGAAGAAGTTCCAAAGGAATCTGCTAA